In Lactobacillus xylocopicola, the genomic stretch ATGCACAGAAAGCGGCCCCGCATGCATTCCAATCTTGAAGCTGGCTACAGCTTTCCCAGTGGTCATGTCCTGGGGATAACGGTAATGGTTTTAATCATTGGGCAGCTTTTTACCAGTATGGGGACAGGGCTGATCGTGATTCTGGCCGCCACCTGGCTGCTTGTAGTTACCTCCCGCATCAGCCTAAAGGCTCATTACCCATCTGATATCCTTGGTGCTACATCACTGGCAATCTTTTGCTTTAGCCTTTGTCAGCAACTTTTTTCCGCTTTTATTTAGAACAAAGGCAGTTTCATCGCGTTGAAGCTGCTTTTATCTTTCAGCAAAACCAACCATCAGACTCCCGTCTTCTGCATAAAAACTGCACAGGCCGCGTTCAGGGCGAATATCCACTTCCGCTTGCGGATAGATGGCAATAATATCATCCCTTAAGGTCTCCGCGTCTTTTTGGTTGCGGCAATGATCAATGACTACCCGGCCACCTTGGTAGTTCATCTCTTCCATCAAGCGGATAATTTCTTTGAGGGCCCGCTTAATCCCACGAGCTTTGCTAATAGGCTCCAGTTTTCCCGCAAGATTAGCAGTCCCTACTACATTAATCTTCAAGGCTCTAGCAACTTTCGCTACCGCCAGATTAATGCGACCACTTAAAGCAAGATTATGCAGCGATTGTAACATCACTAGCAGGTGGGTGTGACTTTTATATTTTGAAATTTGCTCTTCTAAGTCAACAAAACGGATCTGGCTAGCGAGCAAGCGCCTAATTTCACCTAAAATAACGGCCATTTCTGGTCCAGCAGATCGTGAATCAGCCACGACAATATGACTGTCAGGATGTTCTTTTTCATAAATTTGCTTAGCTTGAAAGGCAGACGAGTAACTGCCACTCAAGCCGCTGGTAATGGTCATCATAACCGCTCGCTTGCTGCCTTCAAGGGCCCTAAGCCAGTCATCAATACTGGGACAAGAGGTCTTACCCGCTTCCTTATTTTGCGCCATAGCGTCAATGAAGTCGTCCATATTCAGTTTTTCATCATCAATGAAGTCCTTACCAGCAATCGTAATAATCAGTGGCACAACCGTTAACTGGTTATTTTGTCGGGCATTAGCGCCAGAATCAACAATTAATTTTACATCTTCCATATACTATAAATTCCTTACCTAAATATTATAATCGAATCACAATAATGTATAGCTAAATAATAAATCAACTTCTGTGAAAAAGCGACTAAATTTTTTTAAAGATTTTTAACTTTAGAAATCGTTTACAAATGTTTACATAATCACAAACTTAGGCTAAAATTTGTCATGGAGTGTTGGAGCGCAGGCTCCACTAATGTATGTACTAACTTTTAGTACAGCATTTATTTTTAGGAGGTTTTTAGATGTTAAAATCAGTCATTGAAAATGTTCATGCACTGGAAATCTATGATTCACGTGGCAACCCAACTGTAGAGGCTTTTGTCACTCTTTCAAATGGTGTTGTTGGTAAGGCTGAAGTTCCATCAGGTGCTTCAACTGGTGAAAATGAAGCAGTTGAATTGCGTGATGGCGGCAAACGGGTTGGCGGCAAAGGTGTGGCCAAGGCAGTTGCCAACGTTAACAATGAAATTGCTAAGGCTTTAAAGGGTTTGGACCCACACGATCAAGCAAATATTGACCGTGTAATGATTGAATTAGATGGTACTCCAAACAAGGCCAAGCTTGGTGCTAATGCTATCTTAGGTGTGTCAATGGCAACTGCTGCTGCTGCTGCTAAAGACAGTCACCAACCTTTATACCGTTACCTGGGCGGAACTGACCTGGAAATGCCACAAACTTTCCACAATGTAATTAACGGTGGTGAGCACGCTGACAACGGTATCGATGTTCAAGAATTCATGATTACCCCAGTTAAGAAGACTTCATTCCGTGATGGTTTTGAGAAGATCGTTAACACCTACCACACTTTGAAAAAGGTGCTAGAAGACAAGGGTTACGAAACTGGCTTAGGTGATGAAGGTGGATTTGCACCTAACATGAAGAACTCAGAAGAAGCTCTTCAAGCTCTTCACGATGCCATTATTAAGGCTGGTTATAAGCCCGGTGAAGACATTGCGATTGCCTGTGACTGTGCTGCTTCCGAGTTCTTCAACAAAGAAGACGGCAAGTACCACTTTGAAGGCAAGGTTTTTGACGGTGGCCAATTAGGTGCTTACTATGACAAGCTGCTTAATGAATTCCCTGAATTAATTTCAATTGAAGACCCATATGACGAAAATGACGTTGACGGCATGATTAACTTCACCCAAACTCATCAAGATAGATTGCAAGTTGTTTTGGATGACTTCATTTGTACTAACCCTCAGCTTTTGACTAAGGCTATCAAGGAAGGTGCCGGTAACGCTTCATTAATCAAGCTGAACCAAATCGGTACTGTGACTGAAACTTTAGAAACTATCCGTCTTTCACGTAAGAATGGCTACAATACCATGATTTCTCACCGTTCAGGTGAAACCGGCGACACCTTTATTGCTGACTTTGCGGTTGCAATCAACGGTGGTCAACTTAAGACTGGTGCCCCTGCCCGGTCAGAACGTGTTGAAAAGTACAACCGTTTACTTGAAATCGAAGAAGAACTCGGTGATGGTGAGCGTTTGGCTACTTTCCCAGACAGCGTTGACAAGGATTAGTTTTAGCTAATCTTAAAAAGCTTGCAGCTTTGCAAGCTTTTTTTGTACCCTAAATTATCATTAGTCGGACTTATCAACCGCCTTTAAGAATTTCTGCTTTGAAATGTAGTCAATCTGGCGTACATACTGGCCCTTGTGCTCAATTGCAATGTATTGTCTACTTGGATCGTATCCTCCAACCCGCTTGAGGCGGTACGGCAGTTCCTTGCCGGTTGCGGGATCAATTATCCGGACATTGCGGTAATCTAGATTGCTTTTTGGAACTTTGGCATAACTAACTGTTTCCGGGAGATCTTGCTTAATGCGATCCGTCACCGAATAATTGTCGAAAGCCACCCGCCCGACTGCAATTTGCAAGAGAATGTAAGCAGTAATTAAGATATCCTTTAACATAACTTTTCTCCTCCACACTATCAGCTCTTAATTCGTAGCTTTAAGCTTAGATTTTTGATTTTCTAAAATCATTTTATTCTAATCTTACTGTTATTAACAAGGCTCTTTAAATAAACTTAAAATTGCCTTTTTGCCTGTCATTACTTAAAAGCACTACTTTGCTGGTCAGCGTTTCATTTGCTAGAAAAAAGGCGGCATTTGTGCTAATTTAGATGAAGTATTAGTAATAAGGAAGGAAAACTATGTCAGCAAAAATTAGTGGCTTGAGTCAAGCCGAAGCAGAAAAACTTCTGACCAAGAATGGCTTAAATGAGGTGCCAGAACCGCAATTTAACTTTTTCAAGGAGTTTTTATCGAAGTTATGGAACCTATCTGCCTGGATTTTAGAAGCGGCCTTACTTTTAGAATGTATCTTGGGCAAATGGATTCAATCATTATTCGTGTTGTTAATGCTATTGTTTGCGGCTTGGAATGGTGCGTCGAAGAAAAAGCAATCACGACGTGTGTTGAACAATATTTCGCACAAGTTAACGCCGACAGTCTCAGTTGAGCGTGATGGCAAGTGGCAAAATATTGATTCAAAATACCTGGTTCCTGGCGATCTAATCAGTGTACAGGCCGGCGACGTCCTTGCCGCCGATTTGCGGCTAGTTGACGGGCAAATTTCAACTGACGAAAGCTCCATTACGGGTGAAGCCAAGACAGTCCGCAAGAACCCGCAAGATCCGGTCTACGCTGGCACAACGGTCACTGAAGGCAGCGGTCTGGCCCTTGTTACCGCCACTGGCTCTAATTCTCGGTCTGGTAAGACTATCAACCTAATTAATAACTCTGCAGCTCCTGGCCACTTGCAGCAGCTACTTACCAAGATTATTTACTACTTGTGTGTTCTTGATGGCGTTTTAACCTTAGTAATTATTATTGCTTCCTTCTTTAAAGGCGGCGACCTCAAGAACCTTATCAATATGCTTCCCTTCTTGGCCATGATGTTTATTGCCTCAATTCCAGTTGCCATGCCTTCCACCTTTGCCTTATCGAACTCCTTTGAGGCGACCAGGTTAAGCAAGGAAGGAGTTTTGACTTCTGACTTAACGGGCATCCAAGATGCAGCCAATCTCAACCTGCTGCTGCTGGACAAAACTGGCACGATTACGGAAAACAAGAC encodes the following:
- a CDS encoding DegV family protein; this translates as MEDVKLIVDSGANARQNNQLTVVPLIITIAGKDFIDDEKLNMDDFIDAMAQNKEAGKTSCPSIDDWLRALEGSKRAVMMTITSGLSGSYSSAFQAKQIYEKEHPDSHIVVADSRSAGPEMAVILGEIRRLLASQIRFVDLEEQISKYKSHTHLLVMLQSLHNLALSGRINLAVAKVARALKINVVGTANLAGKLEPISKARGIKRALKEIIRLMEEMNYQGGRVVIDHCRNQKDAETLRDDIIAIYPQAEVDIRPERGLCSFYAEDGSLMVGFAER
- the eno gene encoding phosphopyruvate hydratase yields the protein MLKSVIENVHALEIYDSRGNPTVEAFVTLSNGVVGKAEVPSGASTGENEAVELRDGGKRVGGKGVAKAVANVNNEIAKALKGLDPHDQANIDRVMIELDGTPNKAKLGANAILGVSMATAAAAAKDSHQPLYRYLGGTDLEMPQTFHNVINGGEHADNGIDVQEFMITPVKKTSFRDGFEKIVNTYHTLKKVLEDKGYETGLGDEGGFAPNMKNSEEALQALHDAIIKAGYKPGEDIAIACDCAASEFFNKEDGKYHFEGKVFDGGQLGAYYDKLLNEFPELISIEDPYDENDVDGMINFTQTHQDRLQVVLDDFICTNPQLLTKAIKEGAGNASLIKLNQIGTVTETLETIRLSRKNGYNTMISHRSGETGDTFIADFAVAINGGQLKTGAPARSERVEKYNRLLEIEEELGDGERLATFPDSVDKD